A window of Pyxidicoccus xibeiensis contains these coding sequences:
- the hslV gene encoding ATP-dependent protease subunit HslV: MFHGTTILCVRRDGKVAIASDGQVSLEKTVMKNSAKKVRKLGEGQVLAGFAGSTADAFTLFERFEGKLKEHQKNMARACVELGKDWRTDRFLRRLEALLVVADKEKTFILSGAGDVIEPDYGIAAVGSGGPYALAAARALMAHTQLSARDVAHQSLSIAGEIDIYTNSNISIEEL; this comes from the coding sequence ATGTTCCACGGCACCACCATCCTCTGCGTGCGGCGTGACGGGAAGGTCGCCATCGCCAGCGACGGCCAGGTCTCCCTCGAGAAGACCGTCATGAAGAACTCCGCGAAGAAGGTCCGCAAGCTCGGCGAGGGCCAGGTGCTCGCCGGCTTCGCGGGCAGCACCGCGGACGCCTTCACCCTCTTCGAGCGCTTCGAGGGCAAGCTCAAGGAGCACCAGAAGAACATGGCCCGAGCCTGCGTCGAGCTCGGCAAGGACTGGCGCACCGACCGCTTCCTCCGCCGCCTGGAAGCCCTCCTCGTCGTCGCCGACAAGGAGAAGACCTTCATCCTCTCCGGCGCCGGCGACGTGATTGAGCCCGACTACGGCATCGCCGCTGTCGGCAGCGGCGGCCCCTACGCGCTCGCCGCCGCGCGCGCCCTCATGGCCCACACCCAGCTGTCCGCCCGCGACGTGGCCCACCAGTCGCTCTCCATCGCCGGGGAGATCGACATCTACACCAACTCCAACATCTCCATCGAAGAGCTCTAG
- a CDS encoding addiction module protein, with translation MATADELLTDALRLPSRDRARLAHELLLSLEGRDADDADAQSEWATELERRAQEVISGKVKLVSVDDARRAVSERLEHVRRER, from the coding sequence ATGGCCACCGCCGACGAATTGCTCACGGATGCGCTGCGACTCCCGTCCAGGGACCGGGCACGGCTTGCGCACGAGTTGCTGCTCAGTCTCGAAGGTCGCGATGCGGATGACGCCGACGCCCAGTCCGAGTGGGCGACGGAGCTCGAACGTCGTGCCCAGGAAGTCATCAGCGGCAAGGTGAAGCTCGTCAGCGTCGACGACGCCCGTCGAGCCGTCTCCGAGCGGCTAGAGCACGTGCGCCGAGAACGGTGA
- a CDS encoding RHS repeat-associated core domain-containing protein has protein sequence MKKRFMLGLVTLATAGACGSHQEEERSHAAAPRSVSQAVLNLPPNTLVPTEVDTAGVVPGQFSGSASVTADGTASYSLPLWVPAGRAGMQPELALAYQGSGDGLLGSGWNLAGLSRVTRCNKTVAQDGLAEKITFTIADVFCLDGQRLIAAQGTYGGAGTTYRTESDTFARVVSVQADALGPTQFKVYLKDGRILTYGQLNGSTLAGERIRVRPSDTSGFDVQRDGQQNRLAWALAQVEDRSGNSLAFHYSVVFDAADSTYEQLPVQVAYTASSLGATQPATRFIDFAYESRPDPRVSYLSGFKMKLSKRMTGVQMRVVNPASGLRELQRSYLLGYTTDDFGARSLLYQVRECDGVGACTKPVTFGYSTASGAFTDVDTGFTDFTDMGPRFLEPYWWLLQPADLNGDGRDDLAYRKVYDISGNTFHWAVRHATESGFGPSSSLQLTYQDCGTTLNHDGRWADINLDGRMDVAMVQTVECDDEYPVHYEHDFFVVTRSASGTWVPNLTGLTDTQASPRKSSFADLDGDGFPELLRRTGSNTSPHLQYRPNVGGQIATQPVDVAPSTASESEAYTLDLDGSGRASILTKERQPGSTQPLGTRYHAAKLVSPGLFDIQETTLVRTDVNNKPYVFLDINGDGLPDAVRSAQSGGDIEILMNTGDGFAPPVVQDLATPYELGNWWEVDNGLRPIDYNQDGRQDLLLMDSRGGARTNLVVLVSNGSRFLEYVLPIPVGRSVPGGYRVSQVLDANGDGLTDLAQVVNGSLHVYTRQGAPTALLTSAQDSLGARAEFIYKPMTDASVYTRGTACAAPQYCLKGGIWLVSELRTDVGLPAVRTQSYHYEDGRTDVQGRGWLGFGKVTVTDAAAGQSVTTEYDHQTRSGSFYPYARQATRETTTTQLGARFHQRVRTFQYRHVVRSGGQSLAVFPVYSVDFEYEGVNNGPATLLRSTSTTWGYDDTYGNLTSRQLTRNTGETTTWSGRYFNFEADWLIGLLYSTTESSQTSGETVVRSRSLEYHPGTALLRKETQSPGAPNLEVSTLYVRAADGLVTQVVQSAPGQTSRSTTLEYDTHDRTFLVALTNALNQRESMVYHWGLGVLAATEDANGVYTAWQYDRFGRPRKEEGPDLADTTYSYSWGLGGQSALRVLSTRAGGEEAFTTYDRLGRFLSVRTRSFHGDQVTTSTEYDVLGRVVKQWTPSPLDATQRVATEFTYDNLGRKRTTRYPDGQLLSNTYEGLKTTSVDARGNLRVVHQHSNGQPASVEEWKDGAAFVTQYGYGPFDLPVLVTDAQGHSTFMGYDRSGRRTRLQDPDTGVNLTRYNPFGEVIEQVDGKGDATTYQRDLLGRETSITHAIDGEVRFTWDTAPHGIGQLASSQRVADPGTTLDDIIVGHTYDPVGRVASDVWTVDGQLYAVDMTYDVYGRLRDQSYPAAGGRRLTVRREYNTWGDLLSVREPASGYAYWTAESRNAAGQLTREQLGNGVVSKRAYDASGRLRFIDSKRATSPVQALAYAYDANGNLSERHDLLGRTTEDFAYDSLNRLTRWSVFQNCLPSVLAYRYDSIGNLLGSDVLQGTGFSSALYYEKTNGAGPHAVTRAGLAPYGYDRNGNQVSGPGRVVEYTGFNLPSRVSTNTGSTLFRYDAAGVRTVKQVVGGERTVYVGGLYEERTAPDGSALHVFSVQGAERVVAQVSWTTDVSQQAGPEQRLFLHADHLGSVETVTDAAGAVVERRKHEPFGGSRQVNDLTQPESPWGSQVRRGFTGHEQDDESGLINMNGRMYDPKLGRFLSADPIVSSAFSGQAYNRYSYVLNNPLSFTDPSGYLPISEAVIVYDSWYGGYAPVPGQGSAVIRTKPSTQDGCMAGVCWSNTKFAAATTDSTVSASSSSGMLKPPTLKGCTVDETICWVATPDLVTVESESSVRSEMSPEFSHFVHRSSRGAGGARGGYGGGGIQRFGSYNDGLARVLDAWAPGWMEWDVRTAGNFASGMGDFLTFNATRAIRGLNDSNAVVDRQSGAYTAGQVSGFVNSLFLGGGAALRPATKAMQQVTHWDTAAKVAGGTLRPGAWVMTGGGTLRNWLFSGTVRMYKLGDRVTHSVPGSALRWPSGGQWFKGLIGQRIYMP, from the coding sequence CATCGCGGATGTCTTCTGCCTGGACGGCCAGCGGCTGATTGCGGCGCAGGGGACCTATGGCGGGGCCGGCACCACGTACCGCACCGAGAGCGACACGTTTGCTCGCGTCGTCTCGGTCCAGGCCGACGCGCTCGGTCCCACGCAGTTCAAGGTGTATCTGAAGGACGGGCGGATCCTCACCTACGGTCAGCTCAATGGGTCGACCCTCGCGGGGGAGCGCATCCGCGTCCGTCCGTCGGACACCTCGGGCTTCGATGTCCAGCGTGACGGCCAGCAGAACCGCCTGGCCTGGGCCCTGGCGCAGGTGGAGGACCGCAGCGGCAACTCGCTCGCCTTCCACTACTCCGTGGTCTTCGATGCGGCGGACTCGACCTACGAGCAGCTCCCGGTGCAGGTCGCCTATACGGCCTCGTCGCTCGGCGCCACCCAGCCCGCCACCCGCTTCATCGACTTCGCCTACGAGTCCCGCCCGGACCCCCGCGTCAGCTACCTCTCCGGCTTCAAGATGAAGCTGAGCAAGCGGATGACCGGCGTGCAGATGCGCGTCGTCAACCCCGCCTCGGGACTGCGCGAGCTCCAGCGCTCCTACCTGCTCGGCTACACGACGGATGACTTCGGCGCCAGGAGCCTGCTCTACCAGGTCCGGGAGTGTGATGGCGTGGGCGCCTGCACGAAGCCGGTCACCTTCGGTTACTCCACGGCGAGTGGTGCCTTCACGGACGTGGACACGGGGTTCACGGACTTCACCGACATGGGCCCCCGGTTCCTCGAGCCGTACTGGTGGCTGCTCCAGCCCGCGGACCTCAACGGAGATGGCCGCGACGACCTCGCCTACCGCAAGGTGTACGACATCTCCGGCAACACGTTCCACTGGGCGGTCCGCCATGCCACGGAGTCGGGGTTCGGCCCCTCGTCCAGCCTCCAGCTGACGTATCAGGACTGCGGCACGACGCTCAATCATGATGGGCGGTGGGCGGACATCAACCTGGATGGGCGGATGGACGTCGCCATGGTCCAGACCGTCGAGTGCGACGATGAGTACCCTGTCCACTACGAGCACGACTTCTTCGTGGTGACGCGCTCCGCTTCCGGCACCTGGGTGCCGAACCTCACGGGCCTCACCGATACCCAAGCCTCTCCTCGCAAGTCCTCCTTCGCGGACCTCGACGGCGATGGCTTCCCCGAGCTCCTCCGGCGCACGGGTTCCAACACCTCGCCCCACCTCCAGTATCGCCCCAACGTGGGAGGGCAGATCGCGACGCAGCCCGTCGACGTAGCCCCCTCCACGGCGTCGGAGAGCGAGGCGTATACGCTCGACCTGGACGGCTCGGGCCGGGCCAGCATCCTGACGAAGGAGCGTCAGCCGGGCTCCACCCAGCCCCTGGGGACGCGCTATCACGCGGCGAAGCTCGTCAGCCCGGGGCTCTTCGACATCCAGGAGACGACGCTCGTCCGCACGGACGTCAACAACAAGCCGTACGTGTTCCTCGACATCAACGGGGATGGGCTTCCCGACGCGGTCCGCTCGGCGCAGTCCGGAGGTGACATCGAAATCCTGATGAACACGGGCGACGGCTTCGCTCCGCCCGTCGTGCAGGACCTGGCCACGCCGTACGAGCTGGGGAACTGGTGGGAGGTGGACAATGGGCTGCGCCCCATCGACTACAACCAGGACGGCCGACAGGACCTGCTGCTGATGGACAGCCGCGGCGGAGCGCGGACGAACCTCGTGGTCCTCGTGTCCAATGGCTCCCGGTTCCTCGAGTACGTGCTTCCCATTCCCGTGGGCCGGTCCGTCCCGGGCGGCTATCGCGTCTCCCAGGTTCTGGACGCCAATGGTGACGGACTGACGGACCTGGCTCAGGTCGTCAATGGCTCCCTCCATGTCTACACGCGGCAGGGGGCGCCGACAGCGTTGCTGACCTCGGCGCAGGACAGCCTGGGGGCGAGGGCGGAGTTCATCTACAAGCCGATGACCGACGCCTCCGTCTACACCCGGGGCACGGCGTGCGCCGCCCCGCAGTACTGCCTCAAGGGGGGGATTTGGCTCGTCTCCGAGCTGCGCACGGACGTGGGACTTCCGGCCGTGCGGACCCAGAGCTACCACTACGAGGACGGCCGCACGGACGTCCAGGGGCGCGGCTGGCTGGGCTTCGGCAAGGTGACGGTGACGGACGCGGCGGCCGGGCAGAGCGTCACGACGGAGTATGATCACCAGACCCGCTCGGGCAGCTTCTACCCCTATGCCCGGCAGGCGACGCGGGAGACGACGACGACGCAGCTGGGCGCGCGTTTCCACCAGCGGGTGCGGACCTTCCAGTACCGCCACGTCGTGCGGTCCGGCGGGCAGTCCCTGGCGGTGTTCCCGGTGTACTCCGTCGACTTCGAGTACGAGGGCGTCAACAACGGACCCGCCACCCTGTTGCGCTCGACCTCCACGACCTGGGGGTATGACGACACCTACGGAAACCTGACGTCGAGACAGCTGACGCGCAACACCGGTGAGACGACCACCTGGTCCGGTAGGTACTTCAACTTCGAGGCGGACTGGCTCATCGGCCTGCTCTATTCCACGACGGAGTCGAGCCAGACGTCGGGCGAGACGGTCGTCCGGAGCCGGAGCCTCGAGTATCACCCGGGAACGGCGCTCCTGAGGAAGGAGACCCAGTCGCCGGGCGCGCCGAATCTGGAGGTGTCCACCCTCTACGTGCGTGCGGCGGATGGCCTGGTCACCCAGGTCGTCCAGAGCGCGCCGGGCCAGACGTCGCGCTCCACGACGTTGGAGTACGACACCCATGACCGGACGTTCCTCGTGGCGCTGACCAATGCGCTGAACCAGCGCGAGTCCATGGTGTACCACTGGGGACTCGGCGTGCTCGCGGCCACCGAGGATGCCAATGGCGTCTACACCGCCTGGCAGTACGACCGCTTCGGCCGTCCCCGCAAGGAAGAGGGACCGGACCTGGCGGATACGACCTACTCCTATAGCTGGGGACTCGGAGGCCAGTCGGCCCTGCGGGTGCTCTCGACGCGGGCGGGCGGCGAGGAGGCGTTCACCACCTATGACCGCCTGGGCCGGTTCCTGTCGGTCCGCACGCGCTCATTCCACGGCGACCAGGTCACCACCTCGACCGAGTACGACGTCCTGGGGCGCGTCGTGAAACAGTGGACGCCGTCGCCCCTGGACGCGACGCAGCGGGTGGCCACCGAGTTCACCTACGACAACCTGGGACGCAAGCGGACCACCCGCTACCCGGACGGCCAGCTGCTCAGCAACACCTACGAGGGGCTGAAGACGACGAGCGTGGATGCCCGGGGCAACCTGCGCGTGGTCCACCAGCACTCGAACGGACAGCCCGCGTCCGTCGAGGAGTGGAAGGATGGGGCGGCCTTCGTCACCCAGTATGGGTATGGCCCGTTCGACCTGCCGGTGCTCGTGACGGACGCGCAGGGCCACTCCACCTTCATGGGGTATGACCGGAGCGGACGCCGGACGCGGCTGCAGGACCCGGACACGGGGGTGAACCTCACGCGCTACAACCCGTTCGGAGAGGTCATCGAGCAGGTCGACGGCAAGGGCGACGCGACCACCTACCAGCGGGACCTCCTCGGTCGTGAGACGTCCATCACCCACGCCATCGACGGCGAGGTGCGCTTCACCTGGGACACCGCGCCCCACGGCATCGGCCAGCTGGCCAGCAGCCAGCGGGTCGCAGACCCGGGCACGACGCTGGACGACATCATCGTGGGACACACCTACGACCCGGTGGGCCGCGTGGCGTCGGACGTGTGGACCGTGGACGGACAGCTCTACGCCGTCGACATGACGTACGACGTGTACGGACGCCTCCGGGACCAGAGCTATCCGGCCGCGGGCGGGAGGCGGCTGACCGTCCGGCGTGAGTACAACACCTGGGGCGACCTGCTGAGCGTGCGGGAGCCGGCCAGCGGGTATGCCTACTGGACCGCGGAGTCGCGCAACGCCGCGGGCCAGCTCACGCGGGAGCAACTGGGCAACGGCGTCGTCTCGAAGCGGGCGTATGACGCCAGCGGCCGGTTGCGCTTCATCGATAGCAAGCGCGCAACCTCGCCCGTGCAGGCGCTGGCGTACGCCTATGACGCCAACGGCAACCTGAGCGAGCGGCATGACCTGCTTGGCCGGACCACGGAGGACTTCGCGTATGACTCGCTCAACCGGCTGACGCGGTGGTCCGTCTTCCAGAACTGCCTCCCGTCCGTGCTGGCGTATCGCTACGACAGCATCGGGAACCTGCTGGGCTCCGACGTGCTGCAGGGAACGGGCTTCAGCTCGGCGCTCTACTACGAGAAGACGAACGGGGCGGGGCCCCATGCGGTGACGCGCGCGGGCCTGGCCCCGTACGGCTACGACCGGAACGGCAACCAGGTCAGCGGGCCGGGGCGTGTCGTCGAGTACACCGGCTTCAACCTGCCGTCCCGCGTCTCGACGAACACGGGCAGCACCCTGTTCCGCTACGACGCGGCGGGGGTCCGCACCGTGAAGCAGGTGGTCGGCGGTGAGCGGACGGTGTACGTCGGCGGCCTGTACGAGGAGCGCACCGCGCCGGATGGCAGCGCGCTCCACGTCTTCAGCGTCCAGGGCGCCGAGCGCGTCGTGGCCCAGGTGTCCTGGACCACCGACGTGTCCCAGCAGGCCGGCCCCGAGCAGCGGCTGTTCCTCCACGCCGACCACCTGGGCTCGGTGGAGACGGTGACGGACGCCGCGGGCGCCGTGGTGGAGCGGAGGAAGCACGAGCCGTTTGGCGGCAGCCGCCAGGTCAACGACCTGACCCAGCCGGAGTCGCCGTGGGGCTCGCAGGTGCGGCGGGGCTTCACCGGCCATGAGCAGGACGACGAGTCCGGTCTCATCAACATGAACGGGCGCATGTATGACCCGAAGCTGGGCCGGTTCCTCAGCGCGGACCCCATCGTGTCGTCCGCCTTCTCCGGACAGGCGTACAACCGCTACAGCTACGTCCTCAACAACCCGCTCTCCTTCACGGACCCCTCCGGGTACCTGCCGATCAGCGAGGCCGTCATCGTCTATGACAGCTGGTATGGCGGCTATGCGCCGGTGCCGGGCCAGGGCTCGGCTGTCATCCGGACGAAGCCGTCCACGCAGGACGGGTGCATGGCGGGCGTGTGCTGGTCCAACACGAAATTCGCGGCGGCGACCACGGACAGCACGGTGTCCGCTTCCTCGTCGAGCGGCATGCTCAAGCCTCCGACCCTCAAGGGCTGCACGGTGGACGAAACGATATGCTGGGTCGCCACGCCCGACCTGGTGACGGTCGAGTCCGAGAGCTCGGTCCGGTCGGAGATGTCACCGGAGTTCTCGCACTTCGTCCACCGGTCGAGCAGGGGGGCCGGTGGTGCGCGAGGGGGGTATGGAGGCGGGGGCATTCAACGCTTCGGGAGTTACAATGACGGGCTCGCGCGGGTGCTGGATGCATGGGCTCCGGGCTGGATGGAGTGGGACGTGCGAACCGCGGGGAACTTCGCGTCGGGCATGGGAGACTTCCTGACCTTCAATGCCACCCGTGCCATCCGGGGTCTGAACGACTCCAATGCCGTCGTGGACAGGCAGAGCGGGGCCTACACGGCGGGCCAGGTCTCGGGCTTCGTCAACTCACTCTTCCTGGGGGGAGGGGCCGCGCTGCGGCCCGCCACCAAGGCCATGCAACAGGTGACGCACTGGGATACGGCGGCCAAGGTGGCCGGCGGCACCCTCCGGCCGGGCGCCTGGGTGATGACGGGAGGCGGCACGCTCCGCAACTGGCTCTTCTCCGGGACGGTCCGGATGTACAAGCTTGGGGACCGCGTGACGCATTCGGTGCCGGGCTCCGCGCTGCGGTGGCCCAGCGGAGGGCAGTGGTTCAAGGGGCTGATAGGACAACGTATCTACATGCCCTGA